A genomic window from Sphingobacterium spiritivorum includes:
- a CDS encoding class I SAM-dependent methyltransferase has protein sequence MSKIYTEEELKEIAHQLANPNGEFGLVIADNMNENNIGMTLETIKNIGLNDNDQLLELGHGNCGHLQLILQQARSIHYSGLEISSTMHQQASADHRAEVAQRQATFRLYDGLHIPFQDELFDKIMSVNTLYFWEDIPALLAEIRRVLKPDGCVAITFADRAFMETLPFTKFGFNLFDLDKFKTAISESSFIMKSALKRAEYVNSKMGDPVLREYWIALLSPENEHTKVEKPLTP, from the coding sequence ATGTCAAAAATATATACCGAAGAAGAACTGAAAGAGATCGCTCATCAACTGGCGAATCCGAATGGAGAATTTGGACTTGTCATCGCTGATAATATGAATGAAAACAATATCGGCATGACACTGGAGACCATCAAAAATATTGGGTTAAACGATAATGATCAACTTCTCGAATTAGGGCATGGCAACTGCGGACACCTCCAACTAATATTGCAACAAGCCAGGTCTATCCACTATAGTGGTCTGGAAATATCTTCTACAATGCATCAGCAGGCCAGCGCAGACCATAGGGCTGAAGTCGCACAGCGGCAGGCAACTTTTCGTTTATACGACGGATTGCATATCCCTTTTCAGGATGAGCTGTTTGATAAGATAATGTCAGTCAACACCCTTTATTTCTGGGAAGATATCCCCGCCTTGTTAGCGGAGATCAGACGAGTTCTAAAACCGGATGGCTGTGTTGCCATTACATTTGCAGACCGGGCTTTTATGGAGACTTTGCCTTTTACAAAATTTGGATTCAATCTGTTTGATCTGGATAAGTTCAAAACAGCAATTTCAGAAAGCTCCTTTATTATGAAAAGTGCTTTGAAAAGAGCGGAATATGTAAACAGTAAAATGGGAGATCCGGTTTTGAGAGAATACTGGATCGCGCTTTTGTCTCCTGAAAATGAACACACTAAAGTCGAAAAGCCCTTAACACCGTAA